From Aquipuribacter sp. SD81, a single genomic window includes:
- the panB gene encoding 3-methyl-2-oxobutanoate hydroxymethyltransferase, producing MAAPAVVPPERPAHQPRQVRTVHLQRWKDEGRRWAMLTAYDAMTARVLEEAGIPVLLVGDSAAGVVYGYDTSLPVTMEEMLPLVGAVARSTVRPLVVADLPFGSFEASDAQAVESAVRLMKAGANAVKLEGGEARASRVAAIVTAGIPVMGHVGFTAQAENAIGGYRVAGRGEAAAEQVVADAVAVERAGAFSMVVEMVTAPVAARLHEAVGVPTIGIGSGPDMDAQVLVWQDMAGLNDDRRFSFVKRYADLRGELRRAAEAYAADIEAGTFPGPEHSFER from the coding sequence ATGGCCGCCCCTGCCGTCGTGCCCCCCGAACGCCCTGCTCACCAGCCCCGGCAGGTGCGGACCGTGCACCTGCAGCGGTGGAAGGACGAGGGCCGTCGTTGGGCGATGCTGACCGCCTACGACGCCATGACGGCGCGTGTGCTGGAGGAGGCCGGGATCCCCGTGCTCCTCGTCGGGGACTCCGCCGCCGGCGTCGTCTACGGCTACGACACGTCCCTGCCGGTGACGATGGAGGAGATGCTCCCGCTCGTCGGGGCCGTCGCCCGCTCGACCGTCCGCCCGCTCGTGGTCGCGGACCTGCCCTTCGGCAGCTTCGAGGCCTCCGACGCCCAGGCCGTGGAGTCCGCGGTGCGGCTCATGAAGGCCGGCGCCAACGCCGTCAAGCTCGAGGGCGGCGAGGCGCGCGCGTCGCGGGTGGCCGCCATCGTGACGGCCGGCATCCCCGTCATGGGCCACGTGGGGTTCACCGCGCAGGCGGAGAACGCCATCGGCGGGTACCGGGTGGCCGGGCGCGGCGAGGCCGCCGCCGAGCAGGTCGTCGCCGACGCCGTCGCGGTCGAGCGCGCGGGAGCCTTCTCCATGGTCGTGGAGATGGTGACGGCGCCGGTCGCCGCCCGGCTGCACGAGGCCGTCGGCGTGCCGACCATCGGCATCGGCTCCGGCCCGGACATGGACGCGCAGGTCCTGGTGTGGCAGGACATGGCCGGCCTCAACGACGACCGCCGCTTCAGCTTCGTCAAGCGCTACGCCGACCTGCGCGGCGAGCTGCGCCGCGCCGCCGAGGCGTACGCCGCCGACATCGAGGCCGGCACGTTCCCGGGTCCGGAGCACTCCTTCGAGCGGTGA
- a CDS encoding M3 family metallopeptidase produces the protein MTDSASRTPVPADGQPHALPADNPFAAPSPLPYGLPPFDVIRPEHMAPALEAGMAEQRAQWEAVATDPAPPSFANTVEALERSGALLDRTRAVVSALSSAHATPEVRAVDEQFASRLSEHHDALVLDARLWQRLRTVHAARGTAGLAPEQHRLVERYHLDFERAGAGLEEASKQRLRALNTELATLAQRFKTLVQDASNDAAVHVTDEARLAGLGEAGRASARLAARERGLDGWLLTLVLPTPQPALAVLEDRGLRRELLEAATGRGLSGDTDTRPVLTRMAALRAERAALLGADSHARHVLADQTAGSPEAVEQVLLGMTGPAARNAAAEAAELEAAMAAAGAEGPLEAWDHAFWTERVRRERFRVDADDLRPYLELDRVLRDGVLRAATDLYGVRFTERPDLPGYHPDVRVFEVHDTDGSGLGLFVCDWFARDTKRGGAWMTTFVDQSDLLGERPVVTVCLNVPRPPDGQPALLSPGEVDTAFHEFGHALHGLFSAVTYPRFSGTSVPRDFVEFPSQVNEMWAWHPEVLPHYAVHHETGEPLPADLVARLQNALGYGEGFRTTEYLAATVLDLAWHSLPAGEQVAAADVERFEADVLARYGLDVPSVPPRYRSTYFAHVFAGGYSAGYYGYIWSEVLDAELVDWFGENGGLVRALGDRFREELLSRGGSVDPMAAFESLRGRPPAPEPLLRRRGLLPAA, from the coding sequence GTGACCGACAGCGCCAGCCGCACCCCCGTCCCGGCCGACGGCCAGCCGCACGCCCTGCCCGCCGACAACCCGTTCGCCGCACCGAGCCCGCTGCCCTACGGCCTGCCGCCGTTCGACGTCATCCGCCCCGAGCACATGGCCCCGGCGCTCGAGGCGGGCATGGCCGAGCAGCGAGCGCAGTGGGAGGCCGTCGCGACCGACCCGGCGCCGCCGTCGTTCGCGAACACCGTCGAGGCGCTGGAGCGCAGCGGCGCGCTGCTCGACCGCACCCGGGCCGTCGTCTCCGCGCTGTCGAGCGCGCACGCCACCCCCGAGGTGCGCGCCGTCGACGAGCAGTTCGCCTCGCGCCTGTCCGAGCACCACGACGCGCTCGTGCTGGACGCCCGCCTGTGGCAGCGGCTGCGCACCGTCCACGCCGCGCGCGGCACCGCCGGGCTCGCACCGGAGCAGCACCGGCTCGTCGAGCGCTACCACCTCGACTTCGAACGCGCCGGGGCCGGGCTGGAGGAGGCGTCGAAGCAGCGGCTGCGCGCGCTCAACACCGAGCTGGCGACCCTCGCCCAGCGCTTCAAGACCCTCGTGCAGGACGCGTCGAACGACGCCGCCGTCCACGTCACGGACGAGGCACGGCTCGCCGGCCTCGGCGAGGCCGGGCGCGCCTCCGCCCGCCTCGCCGCGCGGGAGCGCGGCCTGGACGGCTGGCTGCTCACGCTCGTGCTGCCGACCCCGCAGCCGGCGCTCGCGGTCCTGGAGGACCGCGGGCTGCGTCGCGAGCTGCTCGAGGCGGCGACGGGTCGCGGCCTCTCCGGCGACACCGACACCCGACCCGTCCTCACGCGGATGGCGGCGCTGCGGGCCGAGCGGGCCGCGCTGCTCGGCGCGGACAGCCACGCCCGTCACGTGCTCGCCGACCAGACCGCCGGCTCCCCCGAGGCCGTCGAGCAGGTGCTGCTGGGCATGACCGGCCCCGCGGCGCGCAACGCCGCGGCGGAGGCCGCCGAGCTGGAGGCCGCCATGGCCGCCGCGGGCGCCGAGGGACCGCTGGAGGCGTGGGACCACGCGTTCTGGACCGAGCGCGTGCGCCGGGAGCGCTTCCGCGTCGACGCCGACGACCTGCGTCCCTACCTGGAGCTGGACCGGGTGCTGCGCGACGGCGTGCTCCGCGCGGCCACCGACCTGTACGGGGTGCGCTTCACCGAGCGCCCCGACCTGCCCGGCTACCACCCGGACGTGCGCGTGTTCGAGGTGCACGACACCGACGGCAGCGGTCTGGGCCTGTTCGTGTGCGACTGGTTCGCGCGCGACACCAAGCGCGGCGGGGCGTGGATGACGACCTTCGTCGACCAGTCCGACCTGCTGGGCGAGCGCCCCGTCGTGACGGTGTGCCTCAACGTGCCCCGCCCGCCCGACGGGCAGCCGGCGCTGCTGAGCCCCGGCGAGGTGGACACGGCCTTCCACGAGTTCGGCCACGCACTGCACGGGCTGTTCTCCGCCGTCACCTACCCGCGCTTCTCCGGCACGTCGGTGCCGCGCGACTTCGTGGAGTTCCCCTCGCAGGTCAACGAGATGTGGGCGTGGCACCCGGAGGTGCTGCCGCACTACGCGGTGCACCACGAGACGGGCGAGCCCCTGCCTGCGGACCTGGTGGCCCGGCTGCAGAACGCGCTCGGCTACGGCGAGGGCTTCCGCACCACCGAGTACCTCGCGGCCACGGTGCTCGACCTCGCGTGGCACTCGCTGCCGGCGGGCGAGCAGGTGGCGGCGGCGGACGTCGAGCGCTTCGAGGCCGACGTGCTCGCCCGGTACGGCCTGGACGTGCCGAGCGTGCCGCCGCGCTACCGCTCGACGTACTTCGCGCACGTGTTCGCGGGCGGCTACAGCGCCGGCTACTACGGCTACATCTGGAGCGAGGTGCTCGACGCCGAGCTCGTCGACTGGTTCGGCGAGAACGGCGGCCTCGTCCGCGCGCTCGGCGACCGGTTCCGCGAGGAGCTGCTGTCGCGCGGCGGGTCGGTCGACCCGATGGCCGCCTTCGAGTCGCTGCGTGGTCGCCCGCCCGCCCCGGAGCCGCTGCTGCGCCGGCGCGGCCTGCTGCCCGCCGCCTGA
- a CDS encoding SPOR domain-containing protein, whose protein sequence is MADDATEFWFNTRTKQVEEGRQSHYTDLIGPYPTREAAAAALETAAARNERWDDEDDRWDRGGS, encoded by the coding sequence ATGGCCGACGACGCGACCGAGTTCTGGTTCAACACCCGCACCAAGCAGGTGGAGGAGGGCCGCCAGTCGCACTACACCGACCTCATCGGGCCCTACCCGACGCGCGAGGCCGCCGCGGCGGCGCTGGAGACGGCCGCCGCCCGCAACGAGCGCTGGGACGACGAGGACGACCGCTGGGACCGCGGCGGGAGCTGA
- a CDS encoding GNAT family N-acetyltransferase gives MGFEPFGDTRPADTPWPSLVWPVPAGTVLGDGRVELSALDPDRDAAELHAALDDDRVWRHLAGRAADPAGLAAVLRERRDHLGWHQWCVRSAVTGQVLGTTSYLEVSVPDARLEVGATAYAPAVWGTAVNPACKLLVLGHAFEVLRAGRVQLKTDVRNERSQRAIERLGARPEGLLRRYQRRADGTVRDTALFSVTAEEWPAVREGLRRRLA, from the coding sequence ATGGGCTTCGAGCCGTTCGGCGACACGCGTCCCGCCGACACGCCCTGGCCGTCGCTGGTGTGGCCGGTGCCGGCGGGCACCGTGCTCGGCGACGGCCGGGTCGAGCTCTCGGCGCTCGACCCGGACCGCGACGCCGCGGAGCTGCACGCCGCGCTCGACGACGACCGCGTGTGGCGGCACCTCGCCGGGCGCGCGGCCGACCCCGCAGGGCTCGCCGCGGTCCTGCGCGAGCGCCGGGACCACCTGGGCTGGCACCAGTGGTGCGTCCGCTCGGCGGTCACCGGGCAGGTGCTCGGCACCACGTCCTACCTGGAGGTGTCCGTGCCCGACGCGCGTCTGGAGGTCGGCGCCACCGCCTACGCCCCGGCCGTCTGGGGCACGGCGGTCAACCCGGCGTGCAAGCTGCTCGTGCTCGGCCACGCCTTCGAGGTGCTGCGCGCGGGGCGCGTGCAGCTGAAGACGGACGTGCGCAACGAGCGGTCCCAGCGCGCGATCGAGCGGCTCGGCGCCCGTCCCGAGGGGCTCCTGCGGCGCTACCAGCGGCGCGCCGACGGCACGGTGCGTGACACCGCACTCTTCTCCGTGACCGCAGAGGAGTGGCCCGCCGTCCGGGAGGGCCTGCGCCGCCGTCTCGCCTGA
- a CDS encoding sodium:calcium antiporter, which translates to MQLLTSGAPWPLLPSIVGLVVAAVVIVVTGTRITAVADEIADRTGVGEALAGAVLLGAVTSLPGLTTIAVGGLAGDAQFAFANPIGGILIQTVWLAIADLYYRRVNLEHAAASSENIMQALVLVGLLTLPVIAFSTPEVAVLGVHPTTFAIPLLYVGGLVLVREQRNDPMWEPVQTDETVRDEPQEGTDQSNRRLAMSFVVLAASMAVAGWVVGRAGLGVVEATGASGSLVGSTVTTAVSSMPELVTLIAAVRMRALALGVGDIVGGNVFDALQVAVADAFYRDGSLYADVGPTGLLLTAAGLLMSVLLAAGLLLRGRRGIGFEGVGIPLVWVAAIVGVAVLQ; encoded by the coding sequence GTGCAGCTGCTGACCTCCGGTGCCCCGTGGCCTCTCCTGCCGAGCATCGTCGGTCTCGTCGTCGCGGCGGTCGTCATCGTCGTCACCGGCACGCGCATCACCGCGGTCGCCGACGAGATCGCCGACCGGACCGGCGTCGGGGAGGCGCTCGCGGGGGCGGTGCTGCTGGGGGCGGTGACGAGCCTGCCCGGGCTCACGACCATCGCGGTCGGCGGGCTCGCGGGCGACGCGCAGTTCGCCTTCGCCAACCCCATCGGCGGCATCCTCATCCAGACGGTGTGGCTCGCGATCGCCGACCTCTACTACCGCAGGGTCAACCTCGAGCACGCCGCGGCCTCCAGCGAGAACATCATGCAGGCGCTCGTGCTCGTGGGGCTCCTCACGCTGCCGGTCATCGCCTTCTCGACCCCCGAGGTCGCCGTCCTCGGCGTCCACCCGACGACCTTCGCCATCCCCCTGCTGTACGTGGGCGGGCTCGTGCTCGTGCGCGAGCAGCGCAACGACCCGATGTGGGAGCCGGTCCAGACCGACGAGACGGTCCGCGACGAGCCGCAGGAGGGCACCGACCAGAGCAACCGGCGCCTCGCGATGTCATTCGTCGTGCTCGCGGCGAGCATGGCCGTCGCGGGCTGGGTCGTCGGTCGGGCCGGGCTCGGGGTGGTGGAGGCGACCGGCGCCTCCGGCAGCCTCGTCGGCTCGACCGTCACCACGGCGGTGTCGTCGATGCCGGAGCTCGTCACGCTCATCGCCGCGGTGCGGATGCGCGCCCTCGCGCTCGGGGTCGGCGACATCGTCGGCGGCAACGTGTTCGACGCCCTGCAGGTCGCCGTCGCCGACGCCTTCTACCGGGACGGCTCGCTGTACGCCGACGTCGGCCCGACGGGGCTGCTGCTCACCGCGGCGGGGCTGCTCATGAGCGTCCTGCTCGCCGCGGGTCTGCTGCTGCGCGGCCGGCGCGGCATCGGCTTCGAGGGGGTCGGCATCCCGCTGGTGTGGGTCGCGGCGATCGTCGGCGTCGCGGTCCTGCAGTAG
- the ppk2 gene encoding polyphosphate kinase 2, producing the protein MPDAARVPKKRYEKELLRLQAELVTMQEWVRATGERLVVVFEGRDAAGKGSTIKRVTQYLNPRVARIVALPAPTERQRGQWYFQRYVEHLPAAGEVVLFDRSWYNRAGVERVMGFCTPEEHRRFLHQCPIFERLLVEDGIMLRKYWFSVSDGEQEARFRSRLEDPMRRWKLSPMDLESISRWEDYSRAKDEMMVHTDIPEAPWWVVDSDDKRRARLNMIAHLLSTVPYDASAAPPPLVLPERPPSRGYERPPRDTQNYVPDHAATLLA; encoded by the coding sequence ATGCCCGACGCCGCGCGTGTCCCGAAGAAGCGGTACGAGAAGGAGCTCCTGCGCCTGCAGGCGGAGCTCGTCACGATGCAGGAGTGGGTGCGCGCGACCGGTGAGCGGCTCGTCGTGGTGTTCGAGGGACGCGACGCCGCCGGCAAGGGCAGCACCATCAAGCGGGTCACGCAGTACCTCAACCCGCGGGTCGCGCGCATCGTGGCGCTGCCCGCGCCGACGGAGCGCCAGCGCGGTCAGTGGTACTTCCAGCGCTACGTCGAGCACCTGCCCGCGGCCGGGGAGGTCGTGCTCTTCGACCGGTCCTGGTACAACCGCGCCGGCGTCGAGCGGGTCATGGGGTTCTGCACGCCGGAAGAGCACCGGCGCTTCCTCCACCAGTGCCCCATCTTCGAGCGCCTGCTCGTGGAGGACGGGATCATGCTGCGCAAGTACTGGTTCTCCGTCAGCGACGGCGAGCAGGAGGCGCGCTTCCGCTCGCGCCTGGAGGACCCCATGCGCCGCTGGAAGCTGTCGCCGATGGACCTGGAGTCGATCAGCCGCTGGGAGGACTACTCCCGGGCCAAGGACGAGATGATGGTCCACACGGACATCCCCGAGGCGCCCTGGTGGGTGGTCGACAGCGACGACAAGCGCCGGGCGCGGCTCAACATGATCGCGCACCTGCTGTCGACGGTGCCGTACGACGCGAGCGCCGCTCCCCCGCCGCTCGTGCTGCCGGAGCGGCCGCCGTCGCGCGGGTACGAGCGCCCGCCCCGCGACACGCAGAACTACGTGCCGGACCACGCGGCGACGCTGCTGGCGTGA
- the ppgK gene encoding polyphosphate--glucose phosphotransferase — MTARKDPRLAVGVDIGGSGIKAAVVDVDAGELVADRVRHKTPEGGKPDDVAEVAATVLAEVLQAGPEPTTGETVGVGFPAVVQHGVTRTAANVHEDWVDAPAAELLTKALGRRAVVANDADVAGLAEVRFGAGRDVPGVVVVTTLGTGIGSALFVDGTLVPNTEFGHLEIDGEDAEKRAADSAREREDLSWKDWAKRLQRYYTLLELLLQPDLVVVGGGVSKKHDKFLPLLDLRAPIVPAQLRNEAGIIGAAVMAAELDAAGPTAGTPAKETA, encoded by the coding sequence GTGACTGCCCGCAAGGACCCCAGGCTCGCGGTCGGCGTCGACATCGGCGGGTCCGGCATCAAGGCCGCCGTCGTCGACGTGGACGCCGGTGAGCTCGTCGCGGACCGCGTCCGCCACAAGACGCCCGAGGGCGGCAAGCCGGACGACGTCGCCGAGGTCGCGGCCACCGTCCTCGCCGAGGTGCTGCAGGCCGGCCCGGAGCCGACCACCGGGGAGACGGTCGGGGTCGGCTTCCCCGCCGTCGTCCAGCACGGCGTCACCCGCACCGCGGCCAACGTCCACGAGGACTGGGTCGACGCGCCTGCCGCGGAGCTGTTGACGAAGGCCCTCGGGCGCCGCGCGGTCGTCGCGAACGATGCGGACGTCGCCGGGCTCGCCGAGGTGCGCTTCGGCGCCGGGCGCGACGTGCCCGGCGTCGTGGTCGTCACGACCCTCGGGACCGGGATCGGCAGCGCGCTGTTCGTCGACGGCACGCTCGTGCCGAACACCGAGTTCGGCCACCTGGAGATCGACGGCGAGGACGCGGAGAAGCGTGCGGCCGACAGCGCCCGCGAGCGCGAGGACCTGTCGTGGAAGGACTGGGCGAAGCGCCTGCAGCGCTACTACACGCTGCTGGAGCTGCTGCTGCAGCCCGACCTCGTCGTGGTCGGCGGCGGCGTGAGCAAGAAGCACGACAAGTTCCTGCCGCTGCTCGACCTGCGCGCGCCCATCGTGCCCGCGCAGCTGCGCAACGAGGCGGGCATCATCGGCGCCGCCGTCATGGCCGCCGAGCTGGACGCCGCGGGACCGACCGCGGGCACCCCTGCGAAGGAGACCGCGTGA
- a CDS encoding Hsp20/alpha crystallin family protein → MALGRPFFTDIDRVFEDMTRGMAAPVGFGAVDAALDVDSGRLTARFDLPGVDRDSLSVRVAGDALVVEALRSPVELGSRHKVLAAERSTGQVRRVFRTGLNLDADTVTARFEDGVLLVEAGTRAPGRTVQVSFGGSSGGEQPSIVQGEQATQQG, encoded by the coding sequence ATGGCTCTCGGTCGCCCCTTCTTCACCGACATCGACCGCGTCTTCGAGGACATGACCCGCGGCATGGCCGCCCCGGTGGGGTTCGGCGCCGTGGACGCCGCCCTCGACGTCGACTCCGGTCGTCTCACCGCCCGCTTCGACCTGCCCGGCGTCGACCGCGACTCGCTCAGCGTGCGGGTCGCCGGTGACGCGCTCGTCGTGGAGGCGCTCCGCTCCCCCGTCGAGCTCGGCAGCCGCCACAAGGTGCTCGCCGCCGAGCGCAGCACCGGGCAGGTGCGGCGCGTGTTCCGCACCGGGCTCAACCTCGACGCCGACACCGTCACCGCCCGGTTCGAGGACGGGGTCCTCCTCGTCGAGGCCGGCACCCGCGCCCCCGGGCGCACCGTGCAGGTGAGCTTCGGCGGCAGCAGCGGCGGCGAGCAGCCGTCGATCGTCCAGGGCGAGCAGGCCACGCAGCAGGGCTGA
- a CDS encoding DUF3467 domain-containing protein: MSEQPNPGPGHIRVTMPDKLAGGDYADFVRVWHGKDIFTLDFAALVGPMGADGTTARVVSRVRIPPSQVFEIMKALERSLTAWEKEHGSPG, from the coding sequence GTGAGCGAGCAGCCGAACCCCGGTCCGGGCCACATCCGCGTCACCATGCCCGACAAGCTCGCAGGCGGCGACTACGCCGACTTCGTGCGCGTGTGGCACGGCAAGGACATCTTCACCCTCGACTTCGCCGCGCTCGTGGGCCCGATGGGCGCGGACGGCACCACGGCGCGGGTCGTGTCCCGGGTGCGGATCCCGCCTAGCCAGGTCTTCGAGATCATGAAGGCGCTCGAGCGCTCCCTCACCGCGTGGGAGAAGGAGCACGGCTCCCCGGGCTGA
- the map gene encoding type I methionyl aminopeptidase, translating to MATTTQRPPLRPGRVSPRRSVPPHIRRPEYVDRPRAARWTGGEVKDAATVAAMRRACTLAADALQAVGRAVAPGVTTEELDAVGHDYLVERGAYPSTLGYPGHGSPAFPKSLCTSVNEVVCHGIPDDTVLLDGDIVNVDITAYLETDGIAVHGDTNATFLVGGEDAVSEDVRLLVERTREATLRGIRAAQPGRRLNVVGRVIEKYATRFGYGDVAAFTGHGIGEAFHSGIVVPHYDAAPEHDTVIEPGMTFTVEPMLTLGASEHRMWDDGWTAVTVDGSWTAQFEHTVLVTEHGPELLTVPSDGNPPGGLL from the coding sequence ATGGCCACGACGACCCAGCGCCCGCCACTGAGGCCGGGCCGCGTCAGCCCGAGGCGGTCCGTGCCGCCGCACATCCGACGACCCGAGTACGTCGACCGGCCCCGCGCGGCCCGCTGGACCGGCGGCGAGGTGAAGGACGCCGCGACCGTCGCGGCGATGCGGCGCGCGTGCACCCTCGCCGCCGACGCGCTGCAGGCGGTCGGGCGCGCGGTCGCCCCCGGCGTCACCACCGAGGAGCTCGACGCGGTCGGGCACGACTACCTCGTCGAGCGCGGCGCGTACCCCTCGACGCTCGGCTACCCCGGCCACGGCTCGCCGGCGTTCCCGAAGTCCCTGTGCACGAGCGTCAACGAGGTCGTGTGCCACGGCATCCCGGACGACACCGTCCTGCTCGACGGCGACATCGTGAACGTCGACATCACCGCCTACCTCGAGACCGACGGCATCGCCGTCCACGGCGACACGAACGCGACGTTCCTCGTCGGCGGCGAGGACGCGGTGAGCGAGGACGTCCGGCTGCTCGTCGAGCGCACGCGCGAGGCGACGCTGCGCGGCATCCGCGCCGCCCAGCCGGGACGTCGGCTCAACGTCGTCGGCCGCGTCATCGAGAAGTACGCGACACGCTTCGGCTACGGCGACGTCGCCGCCTTCACCGGCCACGGCATCGGCGAGGCGTTCCACTCCGGCATCGTCGTGCCGCACTACGACGCCGCCCCCGAGCACGACACCGTCATCGAGCCGGGCATGACCTTCACCGTCGAGCCGATGCTCACCCTCGGCGCCTCCGAGCACCGGATGTGGGACGACGGCTGGACCGCCGTCACCGTCGACGGGTCGTGGACGGCGCAGTTCGAGCACACCGTCCTCGTCACCGAGCACGGCCCTGAGCTGCTCACCGTCCCCAGCGACGGCAACCCCCCCGGAGGCCTGCTGTGA
- a CDS encoding putative bifunctional diguanylate cyclase/phosphodiesterase encodes MDVTAGAARAVSGVPRQAEGPVDPRNPPVDPPVDGAVERRRLEEAYALTGLAWWEWETETGRLSWSEGMRRLAGLDHLERPPTIDDWAPLLDPVDQARSAELEHAALTEGTPYRHVFRIRTPAGELRHLQSWTGPLRDGSGRVVGLRGATLDVSERESAQRALAASEEHFRVVFEGAPHGMAMIWLREPDVGRLLRANDAFARLIGYERSDQLAGMTLSDWTPDSERAVSDARLRAMVGGRSPGSAYAREYLRRDGTTVHAWVTTAVVRGEDGAPEFAIAHCIDDTARRRHELELERLAHTDTLTGLANRVVVDKALSHDRDPGRPSVSGLLLLDLDRFKVINDSQGHPVGDALLVQVARRLRRAVAPQHTVARLGGDEFVVVVHGDDRCVPTAVAERLLHALREPFDLPGGERVTVTTSVGVALPLERADGPATEDLLTRADVALYAAKDVGRNRVAVYDDGMREANERKLRTEAHLRAALREDRLEVHLQPVVDLASGRTVSAEALVRVHDDTGAPLPAGDVVGVAEDTGLVVPLDLAVLHEVARLLAVDESRRAEGAEPLLPDRVAVNVSARTIEDPDFVEHVRRTLARAAVPAGRLSVELTETSLLHDSGTVEQAVEALVGLGVSVGLDDFGTGYSALAYLPRFPLSFLKIDMSFVRRLGTTRRSDAVVAAIVELAHAHELTVVAEGVETAEQAAALRAMGCESGQGWLFGRPAPVRAAGPAPWGQDATGS; translated from the coding sequence GTGGACGTGACGGCGGGTGCGGCGCGAGCCGTCTCAGGCGTCCCCCGCCAGGCCGAGGGGCCGGTCGACCCGCGCAACCCGCCGGTCGACCCGCCGGTCGACGGCGCGGTCGAGCGCCGCCGCCTGGAGGAGGCGTACGCGCTGACCGGCCTCGCGTGGTGGGAGTGGGAGACCGAGACGGGCCGGCTCAGCTGGTCGGAGGGCATGCGCCGCCTGGCCGGGCTCGACCACCTCGAGCGCCCGCCCACCATCGACGACTGGGCGCCCCTGCTCGACCCGGTCGACCAGGCGCGCTCCGCGGAGCTGGAGCACGCGGCCCTCACCGAGGGCACCCCCTACCGCCACGTCTTCCGCATCCGCACCCCCGCCGGCGAGCTGCGCCACCTGCAGTCGTGGACCGGTCCGCTGCGCGACGGGTCCGGCCGCGTCGTCGGTCTGCGCGGGGCCACGCTCGACGTCTCCGAGCGGGAGAGCGCCCAGCGCGCGCTCGCCGCGAGCGAGGAGCACTTCCGGGTGGTCTTCGAGGGGGCGCCGCACGGCATGGCGATGATCTGGCTGCGGGAGCCCGACGTCGGGCGGCTGCTTCGTGCCAACGACGCCTTCGCCCGGCTCATCGGCTACGAGCGGTCCGACCAGCTCGCCGGCATGACGCTGTCCGACTGGACGCCCGACAGCGAGCGCGCGGTGTCCGACGCCCGGCTGCGGGCCATGGTGGGCGGGCGCTCCCCCGGCAGCGCCTACGCCCGGGAGTACCTGCGCCGGGACGGCACGACCGTCCACGCGTGGGTGACGACGGCCGTCGTGCGCGGCGAGGACGGCGCACCGGAGTTCGCCATCGCGCACTGCATCGACGACACGGCCCGGCGCCGGCACGAGCTGGAGCTCGAGCGGCTCGCCCACACCGACACCCTCACCGGGCTCGCCAACCGCGTGGTGGTCGACAAGGCGCTGAGCCACGACCGCGACCCGGGCCGACCCTCGGTGAGCGGGCTGCTGCTGCTCGACCTCGACCGCTTCAAGGTCATCAACGACTCGCAGGGCCACCCCGTGGGCGACGCGCTGCTCGTGCAGGTGGCCCGGCGGCTGCGCCGCGCGGTGGCGCCGCAGCACACCGTCGCGCGCCTCGGCGGGGACGAGTTCGTCGTCGTCGTCCACGGCGACGACCGCTGCGTCCCGACCGCGGTGGCCGAGCGGCTGCTGCACGCGCTGCGCGAGCCGTTCGACCTGCCCGGCGGCGAGCGCGTGACCGTCACGACGAGCGTCGGGGTCGCCCTGCCGCTGGAACGGGCCGACGGCCCCGCCACCGAGGACCTCCTCACCCGCGCCGACGTCGCGCTCTACGCCGCCAAGGACGTGGGTCGCAACCGGGTCGCGGTGTACGACGACGGCATGCGCGAGGCCAACGAGCGCAAGCTGCGCACGGAGGCGCACCTGCGCGCCGCGCTGCGCGAGGACCGTCTGGAGGTGCACCTGCAGCCCGTCGTCGACCTCGCGAGCGGCCGCACGGTGAGCGCGGAGGCCCTCGTCCGCGTCCACGACGACACCGGCGCGCCGCTGCCCGCCGGCGACGTCGTCGGCGTCGCGGAGGACACGGGCCTCGTCGTGCCCCTCGACCTCGCCGTGCTGCACGAGGTGGCCCGGCTGCTCGCGGTCGACGAGTCCCGTCGCGCCGAGGGCGCCGAGCCGCTGCTGCCCGACCGCGTCGCGGTCAACGTCTCCGCCCGCACCATCGAGGACCCCGACTTCGTCGAGCACGTGCGTCGCACGCTGGCCCGGGCGGCGGTCCCGGCCGGCCGGTTGTCGGTGGAGCTCACCGAGACCTCGCTGCTGCACGACAGCGGCACCGTCGAGCAGGCCGTCGAGGCGCTCGTGGGGCTCGGGGTGAGCGTGGGGCTCGACGACTTCGGCACCGGCTACTCCGCCCTCGCCTACCTCCCCCGCTTCCCGCTGTCCTTCCTCAAGATCGACATGTCGTTCGTGCGACGGCTCGGCACGACCCGCCGCTCCGACGCCGTCGTCGCCGCCATCGTCGAGCTCGCGCACGCCCACGAGCTCACCGTCGTCGCCGAGGGCGTCGAGACCGCCGAGCAGGCCGCGGCGCTGCGCGCGATGGGCTGCGAGTCGGGCCAGGGCTGGCTGTTCGGCCGGCCCGCGCCGGTGCGCGCGGCAGGACCGGCGCCGTGGGGGCAGGACGCGACCGGCTCCTAG